The following DNA comes from Alienimonas californiensis.
GGGGCGGCGGGATCGGTAGCATCGGATCGGAAGTATGTTCGCCCGCCCCGCCCGTCGCCGCTCCGTTCGTCGCCGCCTCGCTCGTGGCCGGTTGAACGTGCGGCCTGCTCGTCAGCGGATCGTGACTTGGGCGACGCTGCTGGCGATGGTCGTCTGCCAACTGCCGGCGCCGCTGCCGGTTCCGGCGGCGGCGATCGGCAAAGACCGAACCGAGCTGTATCCCTGCCGCGATCGGGCTTGCGGGTGCGGTTCGGCGGAGGCCTGCTGGACCGGGTGCTGTTGTTTCACGAATGTGCAGAAGGTCGCCTGGGCGAGGGCGAACAACGTGGCGATCCCGGCGTTCGTCCATGACGCTGCCAAGCAGGAGACCCGGGACGTGAAGCAGGAGGCGGCCGCCAAACCGCAATCGTCCTGCTGTGCGAAGCCGGCGGCGAAAGCGTCCTGCTGCGGCGGGGCCGACGACTGCTGTGATGCGAAGTCGGAGCCGACCGCGACCGACACCCCCGCCCCGCCGCTGCCGTTGGGCTGGGCAGCGCAGAAGTGCCGAGGCGAACTCGCCGCCTGTGGCGCCCTGCCCTGGGCGCTGCGGCCGATGACGGCCGACGCTCCGACGCGGCCGGCGTTCGACTGGGACCGGCCGCGGTCCGTCGGCGCCGCGATGTGGGAACTCGATCCGCCGACGCCCCCGCCGCGGTCGGGCGCCGCGGCCTCCCTCCTCTAACGCGGCCCCCGGGGCCGACGCGTGCGCGTCGGCGAGAGACGGGGTCGCCCCCCCCGTTCGTCACGGCTCGCGGCGGCCTTTCCCATTTTGAATGGGGAGCGCCCGCGGTCCGTCCCGCCCCCACGCCTCCCCGTGCGCACCCACAGAACCTCCCCCCACGCCCGTTCCCCGCACCACGACGCCCCGTCCCGCCCCGGGTTCACGCTGATCGAACTGCTGGTGGTGATCGCCATCATTGCGATCCTGGTCAGCCTGCTGCTGCCCGCCGTTCAGCAGGCCCGCGAGGCCGCCCGTCGCAGTCAGTGCAAGAACAACCTCAAACAGCTCGCGCTGGCCCTGCACAATTACGAATCGACCCACCGCGTCTTTCCGCCGGGCTCGCTGGGGTTTCCGCTGGTCTGGTCGGCCCAGGCGCAGCTCCTGCCGTACGTCGAGCAGGCGAATCTGCACGATTTATTGGACTTCGACGTCCCCCCGCTGACGTTCGGCTACATCGCCGCGGCCGCGGCGAACGAGGCCGCCGCCAAACAGGCCCTGCCGCTCCTGTTGTGCCCCAGCGACGGCGACCGCGTGCCAGGCTCGGAGTTCGGCGGGCTCAGCTATCCCGCCTGCACCGGGGCGGGTTTAAAGAACGACGGCTC
Coding sequences within:
- a CDS encoding DUF1559 domain-containing protein; this encodes MRTHRTSPHARSPHHDAPSRPGFTLIELLVVIAIIAILVSLLLPAVQQAREAARRSQCKNNLKQLALALHNYESTHRVFPPGSLGFPLVWSAQAQLLPYVEQANLHDLLDFDVPPLTFGYIAAAAANEAAAKQALPLLLCPSDGDRVPGSEFGGLSYPACTGAGLKNDGSATNATGVIYSKSAIGFRDLRDGVTHTVVFGEQLLGDGTDEPPAEGDPRRRVVELSDGTPTTPAACLADAAPGWSGQRGAKWINGHYADAMYNHFHPPNSEQPDCHNGYHSHALTAARSAHEGGVQMALCDGSVQFVSDGIALENWRALATRAGGEVVEDAF